The window GTGAGTACAGCCCGGAGGCGAGGGCGGCCATGTGGTCGGCACTGTCCGGGTCCAGACCGTGCACGGACTTGACCAGTCCGTCGCAGGACAGCAGCACCGCGCTGCTGGTGTGGGGTACGCGCTGCACGAGGCCGCTCAGCAGCCAGTCGAGGTCGGAGGCGTGGGCGGTCGGCGCATCGCTCGCCATGGTGGATCGACTCCTTGGGGTACGAATTCTGCGGGAGCACTGGTGGGGGGCACATGTACTCGGGACGGTCAGCCGGCCGGGGCGCTCCCATCGGCCCGGCCGGTGCCACGGGTGCCGTCGAACGCGGGCTCGTGGGCGCGCGCCGGTGGTATCGAGGCAGGGGTGGTGCGGCCCGGGGAGGTGTAGTCCGGGGCCATGTGGTCCGGGGCCATGTGGCCGGGCGACATGTGGCCCGGTGACATGTGGTCCGCGTCCTGGTGGTCGTTGACGCCGTGTTCGGGCCGGGCACGCGTGAGTTCGGTGGACTCCGCGGGGGCGGATTGCAGGTGTCCGTCCGCCATGTGCGCGGCCTCCAGGGAGAACGAGCCGACGGGGGACGGGTCCGTGGTGGCCGTGTCCGCGTGCTGCGACTGCTGGAAGGCGGGCTTGCCGTACGGGGACTCCGCGACGGCCGCCTCCCCGGACGCCGGATGGGCGTGGGGAGACTCGTCGTAGCCGGTCTCCCTCGGCTGCTGGGCCTCGGCGAGCCCGATTCCGCGCTGGAAGGCGGCCATCAGCCCGGGGTCGTGGCCCGCGCCGGTGTCGGCCACCTGACGTGGTGCGGGGCCGCCGCGCAGCTGGGGCACGAGGTGCTCCTGGGCGCGGCGCCTGGGCAGCAGGGGCTTGTCCGGGGTGGCCTGCACGGTCTCGCTGCGCGGGGTGGGCAGGATGCCCGCGTGCGCCTCGACCGTCGAACGGTCCTCGGCGTTGACACCGGGCACGGCCTCGGCCGGGTTGGGCCGCGTGGCACGGGCGCCGCGCACGGGGAGCGGCGCGGGACCGTCTCCGGTGCGCGCGGCCTCACCGCTCCCGGCCGCGCGCCGCGCGGCTCCGGTGCCGGAGTCCCGCTCGGCGTCCCGGCGCCCGGGCCCGCGCTGGGCATGTCGTCGGCGCCCGGTGCCCGGGGCCGGTCCGGCTCCCGCTCCGGCAGGCGGACCGGCGGCCGTGTCCGACGTGGACCCGTCGTGGGCATCGGCTCCGGCGGGCAGAGCCGTGGCCTGTGGGGGTGCCGGCAGGGGGGCGTGCGCCCGCTGCGGCGTCGCCGTGACAGCGGCGTGCCGCGGTGGCGGTACCGCGTCCCCGGCACCGTCCGCGAGCACCGTCGGCGCCGTTCCCAACAGTGCTTGCGGGACCACGAGTACGGCCTGCACGCCGCCGTAGATGTTGCTCTGGAGCCGCACGGTGATGCCGTGCCGGCGGGCGAGCTGGGACACGACGTAGAGGCCGATGCGTCCGTCGGCCAGCAGGCTGGCGACGTTCACCTGGTCGGGGTCGGCGAGCAGGGTGTTCATCCGGTGCTGCTCGGCGACGGGCATGCCGAGTCCGCGGTCCTCGACCTCCACGGCCAGCCCGGAGGTCACGAGGTTGGCGCGGAGCAGCACCTGGGTCTGCGGGGCGGAGAACACCGTGGCGTTCTCGACGAGTTCGGCGAGCAGGTGGATGACGTCGGCGACGGCGTGACCGCGCAGTTCGCCGTCGATCGGCGGCACGAGCTTCACCCGGGAGTACTGCTCGACCTCGGCGATGGCGGAGCGCAGCACCTCGGTCATGGACACCGGGTTGCTCCATTGACGCCGGGAGACGGCACCGCCGAGCACGGCGAGGTTCTCGGCGTGCCTGCGGATGCGGGTCGCCAGGTGGTCGACGTGGAAGAGGCCCTTGAGCAGGTCCGGGTCCTCGATCTCGTTCTCCAGCTCGTCGAGGATGGAGATCTCACGGTGCACCAGGGACTGCAGCCGGCGCGCGAGGTTGACGAAGACCTCGAGCTTCTGCTCACTGCCCGCCTGGCTGGAGAGCTGGGCGGCGCGCACGACGGCGGTGACGGCGCCGTCGTGCGCGCGGGCCAGATCGGCGGCCAGCAGGTCGAAGTCGTCGGCGTCCGCGGGCGGCCGGCGGCGCGGGGCGGGCTGTGGCGGGGCCCCTCCCTGGCGCAGCGCGTCGACCAGGGAGTCCAGGTCGGCCTCGCCGCGCGCGGCGGTGCGGCGCAGGGCGTCCACCCGGTCGGACACCGACCTGGCGGCGCGGTCGGCGGCCACGGCGGCGATCAGGATGCCGGCGACGGCCACGGAGACCGCTCCCGCCAGCACGGCCCACAGCGTGGGCCCCGTGTGCACGCCCCCGGAACGGATGCTGAACAACACGGCGGCGGTGGCGCTCAGCGCGACCGCGAGCGGCGGCAGCACGGCCAGCCGCATGAGCTGGGGCCGTATGTGCGTCTCGGGCAGTGCGGGAGCGGGTCTGGCGACCGGCCGCCCGTGCCTGCCGCCCTCGCGGCGGTCGGCGCGGGTGGCCGGTGCTCGGAGGTGAGACATCTGCGTCCTCGTACTGGTCCGTCGGGCGTGTGTTCCGCACGCGGTGCGTGGTGCGGGCATGTGTGCGGGCATGCGTCGTCGCGATGTCGGGCCGACGGGACCGTGGTGCCCGGCCTCGGCGCGTCCGACGGACACTCACAGTAGTTGCCTGCGCATCATGTGCGGTGGGCAGTTGACAAAGTCCTGCGCAGAGCGTCCCGCTCTGGTATGAAGCCTCGTACGACAGACCGATAACCGGGCCGAGCCCCCTCGGGCAACCCGAAAGCGATCGATAAGACCTGGTCAAAACCGGTCAGCAGGAGCCGGGGGATGAGGGCGGGCCCAGGCTGCCCGACCCGCGCCGACGACTCACGCCACACGCCTTCGGGCCCACGCCTCGGCACCTACGACGGCCGCACCGATGTCACGGAGAGTGTCGGCCTTGGCCTGACCATCACCCCGGGGGCAGGGGGGAATCACCGGCACTCCGGGCAGGGCCACTGCACGGCGCCGGAGGCCGCCGCCAGCGCTCAAGGGGCCGCCGGTCGCCGGCGTGGCGCCGAGGTGCTCCGGGTAGGACGCTGCCGGTGATCCAGCGGGTCCCGGCGACTGCGCGCGGGCCGCCACAGCTCGGGGCGGCCCGCCGTCGACGCTGCTGGACAGGAGCCGCCGCGTGCCGGGAGGGCGACCGGCCGATACCCAGAGCGGGGCCAATGCGCTCCACGCGGCAGCCGCCGCAGCTCAGAGCAGGGCCACAGCGCTCTGAACCGGTCGCTGCCGCCCCGGGCAAGCCACCACCGGCACTATTCCGGGCGACGGCACTCGGACGGGCCGCCGCCGCTCGGGGCAGACCACCCCCGTCGTTCCGAAAGCGACCACACAGCACCCAGGGCGGGCGACCGCTGACACCCCGGGCGGGGCCACGCGCTCCACGCATCCGCCGTCGGCGCTCCCCGCGGACCGCCGGCAGCGCAGGGCCACAGCGCTCCGAACCGGTCGCCGGTGCCCGGACAGGCCACCACCTGCGCTCCGGAAGGGGGCCGCGGCGCTCGGGGCGGGACCGCTGCCGGCAGTCAGGACCGGCCATACCCGCGCACGGGCGGAATCGCCGCCATCCTCGTGAACGAGGCCGTCGCACCCCGGGTACGCCGCCGCCAGGCTCCGGGCTTCGGCGGCTGGTCCTCGTTGTCGTCAGCCGCGCTTCGGCGGCTCGGCGACGAAGGCGCCGACGGATCGCCAGGTGCGCCGGACCTCCCCCGACACACCGCGCCACCAGGCCTCGGCCGGGAGCTTGCCCGCCGGTTCGAAGGGCTCGCCGGGCCGGGGCAGGGCCACGGCCTGGCCCGCCTCCTCGGCCGCCTCCTTCGTCCACTCCCCCGGCTCGGCCCACGGGTGCGGGGCGAGATTGAAGGTGCCCCAGTGGATCGGCAGCAGCGCGCCGTGCGGGGCGCCGCCCTGGAGGTCCAGGTGGGCGCGCAGACCCTCCTCGGGGGTCATGTGGATGTCGGGCCAGAACTCGCTGTACGCGCCGATCTGCATCATCGTGGCGTCGAACGGGCCGTGTGCCGCGCCGATCTCCGTGAAGCCGTCGAAGTAGCCGGTGTCGCCGCTGTGGTAGATCCGGTGCTCGTCGCCCGAGACGACCCAGGACGCCCAGAGCGTGTGCTGGGTGTTGCGCAGACCGCGGCCGCAGAAGTGACGGGCGGGAGTGGCGGTGAGCGTGAGCCCGGCGATCTCGGTCGACTCGTGCCAGTCCAGCTCGCGCAGCCGGTCCGGGGAGACGCCCCAGTGCTCGAGGTGGGCGCCGACGCCGAGAGGCACCGCGAACACGGTGTCCGTGCCGGCCAGGGCCTTGATGCTGGGCAGGTCCAGGTGGTCGTAGTGATCGTGGGAGATCACGATCACGTCGACGTCACCGAGCGCGGCCAGCGGCAGCGGCACCGGGTGCAGCCGCTTCGGCCCCGCGAAGGGGAACGGGGAGCAGCGCTCGCCCCAGACGGGGTCGAACAGGACCCGTCGGCCGTCGATCTCCGCGAGCACGCTGGAGTGGCCCATCCAGGTCAGCCGCAGTCCCGTGGCGGGCGGCTCGGCCAGGTCGGCGAAGGTCGTGGGGTGGACCGGGACCGTGCCCCTGGGGGCGCGCAGCGGCCGGGTCTCCTTGTCGAGGAAGACCTTCGCGAGGTCCAGCGTGGAGCCTGAGGGCCGGGTGCGGGCGGGCCCGCCAGGGTTCTGGAAGACGCCGTCCTTGAAGTGCGGGGACCGGCGGATGCGCGCCATGCGCTCACCGCCCGGGTCCGCGCCGAAGGCCGCGGGCCGCAGCGCGCGGAGGCCGGAGCTCGAGGAACGCGGACCGGTCACGGTACCTCCAGATGGAGTGGCTGAGGTCCTCCATTATGGTCGGCGCCTCCGACAAGCCCGCGGCCACCGTGGCCCCGACGCCTGCTACTGAATGTCCGTTCAGCAACATTGACACGCCCGGGAGCCGCTTCGGATACTGACCCGGTACTGACTGATGATTCAGTAACACCCACTCGGCCCCCTCCGCCGAGCACCCCGACCCCCTGGGGAGGCGACGGCGGCCACGGCCCGCGCGCGTGCACCCCCGCCGATCTCGCGCGAGCCCTCACCGAGGCCCTCTGCCGGCCCGCCCCCCTCACCACCCTCCCCGAGGAGACCCCATGACCGCCCCCGCTCCCCTGATGTCGCTCGTCTGGACCGATCACGTCACCGGCCGCCGGGGCTTCCTGGTCGTGGACCGGCTGGTGCGGGGCGTGGCCAGCGGCGGGCTGCGGATGCGCCCCGGCTGCACGCTGGAGGAGGTGGCCGGGCTGGCCCGCGGCATGACGATGAAGGAGGCCCTGCACTACAACCCCGAGGGCCGTTACGTCCCGCTCGGCGGCGCCAAGGGCGGCATCGACTGCGACCCGCAGGACCCGGGCGCGTACGGGCTGCTCGTGCGCTACCTGCGCGCCATGCGGCCGTACATCGAGAGCTTCTGGACCACCGGTGAGGATCTCGGTCTGACCCAGGACCTGGTGGACCGGGCGGCGGCCGAGGCCGGCCTGGTCTCCTCCGTCCAGGCGGTGTACCCGCTGCTGGACGACGAGGCGGCGGCCCGCCGGAGACTCGCGGACGCCTTCGCGGTGGAGGTCGACGGCATCGGCCTGGACGAGCTGGCCGGCGGCTGCGGGGTCGCCGAGTCGGTGCTCGCGGCCCTGGACCGGGCGTCGGTGCCGTACCGGGGCACCCGGGTCGTCGTCCAGGGCCTCGGCACTATGGGCGGGGCGACCGCGCGCTTCCTCGCACGCGAGGGCCTGACCGTGGTGGCCGTCGCCGACATCAAGGGCACGATCGAGAACCCGGCCGGCCTCGACGTGGAGGCGCTGCTGGCCGCGCGCGACACGTACGGCACCGTCGACCGGCGCGTGCTGCGCCCGGGCGACCGCGAACTGCCCGGCGACGCCTGGCTGTCCACCGAGGCGGAGGTGCTGGTGCCCGCGGCCGTCTCCTACGCCGTCGGCATCGCCGAACAGGAACGCGTCACCGCCCGCTGGATCGTCGAGGCCGCCAACATGCCCGTGGTCCCCGAGGCGGAGACCCTGCTGGCCGCACGCGGGGTCACGGTGCTGCCGGACGTGGTGGTCAACTCCGGTACGAACGCCTGGTGGTGGTGGACGCTGTTCGGCGACATCGGTGCCGACGCCGACGAGGCGTTCGCGCACATCCGCGGCTCCATGCGCGCCCTGATCGAGCTGATGCTCGACCGGGCGGAGGCCGACGGCACGACCCCGCGCGCGGCCGCCCACGCCCTGGTGACCGACCGGCTGGCGGTGATCGCGGAACGCTTCGGCTGGTACCGGTGACGGGACCGGGCGAGACACCCGGGAGGAACACCGGGGGCCGCAAGGGGCGCCGCGGGCGTCCCACCTCTCGCCACTCTCAACCTATAGCGCACCGGGGGGCTTGCGGCAAGGCCCCGGTCGTACCGCAGAATCGCAGGCCGACGCCGATCACCTGCGGAAATGGGAGATTCACGAAGTGCGTGCACCGATGTCGGCAGACCCCACGGGCGGTACCCCGGATCGAGCCGGTGACAGGAGCTCTCCGACGACCAGCGCGTTCGATCTACCCGAGCGCCTCTCCCCCAAGGCCGACCCGGCGCTCGTCGCGCGCGACGAGCGGCACTTCGCGGCGATCGCGGAGAGCCTGCGGCAGACGATCGCCGAACTGTCCGAGCGTCTCGACGCCGAACTCAGGGCGCCCGGCGGCACAGGTCGGCAGGCGATGGACCGGGACGCGGAGGTGCACCGGCTGACCGGTCGTCTGCGCACCCTGCGCCGCTTCGGCCTGGACCTGTGCCTCGGGCACATGGTCGGCGCGGACGACGGCGAGCCGGTGTACATCGGACGCCTCGGTCTGACCGACAGCACGGGGCGCCGGTTGCTGCTGGACTGGCGCGCCCCCGCCGCCGAGCCGTTCTTCGCGGCGACCCACGCCGATCCGATGGGCCTGGCGAGCCGTCGCCGGTACCGCTGGACGGGCGGCCGGATCAGTGACTACTGGGACGAGGTGTTCACCGCCGACGGGCTGGAAGGACACGCGGCGCTGGACGACCAGTCGGCCTTCATCGCCAGTCTCGGCGGCAGCCGGTCGGCCCGGATGCGGGACGTGCTCGCCACCATCCAGGCCGACCAGAACGCCGTCGTCCGGGCGGGCTCCCGGGGCGCCCTCGTGGTCGACGGCGGTCCGGGCACCGGGAAGACGGTCGTCGCCCTGCACCGCTCCGCCTACCTGCTGCACTCCGACCCGCGCCTCGGTCACCGGCGCGGCGGCCTGCTGTTCGTCGGACCGCACCAGCCCTACCTGGCCTATGTCGCCGACGTGCTGCCCAGCCTCGGCGAGGAGGGCGTGCGGACGTGCACCCTGCGGGACCTGCTGCCCGAAGGCGCGGCGGCGGAGGAGGAGGCCGACCCCGAGGTGGCCCGCCTGAAGTCGTCCGCGGACCTGGTGCGGGCGATCGAGAAGGCCGTCGCGTTCCACGAGGAGCCGCCCACGGCGGGCCTGACGGTCACCACTCCGTGGTCGGACGTCCGGCTGACCGCCGACGACTGGGCCGAGGCGTTCCGCGCACCGGGCCCCGGCACACCGCACAACGAGGCGCGCGACATGATCTGGGACGAGCTGGTCACGATCCTCCTGGACAAGCTGGACGGTGACGTACCGCCCGACCTGTTCCGCAGGGCGCTGCTGCACGACGAGGAACTGGTCGGCGCCCTTCACGGCGCGTGGCCGCTGCTCGAAGCGGCCGACGTCGTCGGGGACCTGTGGTCGGTGCCCGCCTACCTGCGGCTGTGCGCCCCCTGGCTCGGCCCGGACGACGTACGCAAGTTGCGGCGTGAGGAGGCGCAGGCGTGGACCGTGTCCGACCTCCCGCTGCTCGACGCCGCGCGGCAGCGGCTCGGCGACCCGGACGCGGCCCGGCGCGGGCAGCGGCACAGGGCCGTCCTGGACGCGCAGCGCGAGCGGATGGCGCAGGTCGTCGACAACCTGATCGACGCCGCGTCCGCCTCCGGCGCCGACGGTGACGACGGCGAGGGTCTGGTGCGGATTCTGCGCGGTCAGGACGCCGCGGTCAGCCTGGTCGACGAGTCCGAACTGGCCACGGCCGACCGGGACCTGCTCGCCGGCCCGTTCGCGCACATCGTCGTGGACGAGGCGCAGGAACTGACCGACGCGGAGTGGCAGATGCTGCTGTCGCGGTGCCCGTCGCGGAGTTTCACCATCGTCGGGGACCGCGCCCAGGCCCGGCACGGGTTCACGGAGTCGTGGCGGGAACGGCTGGCGCGGGTCGGGCTGGACCGGGTCGACGTGGCCTCCCTGAGCATCAACTACCGGACGCCCGAGGAGGTCATGGCGGAGGCGGAGCCGGTCATCCGGGCCGTGCTCCCGGACGCCAACGTGCCGGCCTCCGTCCGCAGCAGCGGTGTCCCCGTCGTGCACGGCACCGTCTCGGAGCTGGAGTCGGTCCTCGACGGCTGGCTCGCCGCGCACGACGACGGGATCGCCTGCGTCATCGGCGCTCCCTCGTTCCGGGCGACGCCCCGCGTCCGCTCGCTGACCCCGGAGCTGTCGAAGGGGCTGGAGTTCGACCTGGTCGTCCTCGTCGACCCGGAGGCGTTCGGCGAGGGGATCGAGGGGGCGGTGGACCGCTATGTCGCCATGACCCGGGCGACGCAGCGGCTCGTGGTCCTCACGAGCCGCCCCACGGACTAGCCCCCGTCCCGGTGCGTGTCTCCCCGCGCGTGCGCGCCCGGTGGCCGGAACAGCACCGGCGAGCGGGCCCACCTGCCCGGCGGGCTCGGAGCGGCCCGCCCGGTAGGGTGACCGCGTGGCGAGAGTGCGGTTGAGCGTGGCGGAGCGGCGGGAGGAACTGCTGCGGGCCGCCATCGAGCAGATCGAGGCGCGGGGCGTCGCGGCGGTCCGGATCGCCGACGTGGCCGCGGCGCTCGGGGTGAGCAACGCGCTGGTGCTGTACCACTTCTCGACCAAGGAGAAGCTGGTCGCCGCCGCGTTCACGTACGCGGCGCAGGACGACCTCGCGCACCTGCGCAAACTGCTGGGACGGCGCACCTCCGCGCTGCGCCGGCTGCGGGCGGCGGTGCGCTGGTACGCGCCGACCGGTCAGGCCAAGGGCTGGCGGCTGTGGATCGAGGGCTGGGCCGTGGCGCTGCGCGAGCCGGCGCTGCGGGACGTCACCCGGGACCTGGACAGGGAGTGGAAGGCCGCGCTCGTCGAGGTCATCGCCGAGGGCGTGGCGGCGGACGAGTTCGTGTGCGCCGATCCGGTCGGCACGGCACTGCGGCTGACCGCGCTGATGGACGGGCTGGCCGTCCAGCTCACCTCGTACCCGGGCTCGGTGCCGCGGTCCCGGGCGCAGGAGTGGGTCGATGAGGCCCTGGCCCGCGAACTGGGCCTGGACCGGGAGGCGTTGGCGGGGCGCTGACACGCCGCGCCGTACCTGCGGGGGCGTGATCGTGCCCCTCGCCGTGGGTCGCACGGGTCGGGGCACGAAGAACCACTCACCGGCACCGGTCACCGTTTCGGTGGCTCCGGGTCAGGCCACGGAGGCGATCCGGAGCTTGATGTCGTCCGGCGACAGGGGGCCCTTCGCCGTCACGTGGTCGCCGGAGGACTCGCCCCGCAGTCGGCGGCCGATCCACGGCACGAGGTACTCGCGGGCCCAGTGGACGTCGTCCCGGCGGACCTCCAGGGTGCCCCGGGGCGGCAGCGGCGGCCACGGCTGCTCCGGGTCGGCCGGCACCTCGAGACCGAGGGCCTGACCGGCGCGCAGGGCCACGCGGGTGTGCCCCTCGGGCGAGAGGTGGAGCCGGTCGCTGTCCCAGGCCCTGCGGTCCTGTACGGACTTGAGGGACCACAGGTCGAGCACGGGGCAGCCGTACCGGTCGGCGATGGCGCGCACATGCCCGTTGTACGTGGCGATCTTGCCGCGCAGATGCTTGAGCAGCGGGACGCCACGGGTGTCGAACCCGGTCGTCACCATCACCGTGCCCGCGGCCTCGGCCAGCGGGGCCAGGGCGCGCTCGAATCGCTCGGCCACCTCGTCCGGGTCGGTACCGGGGCGGATGATGTCGTTGCCGCCGGCGCAGAAGGACACGAGGTCCGGGGCCAGTTCGACGGCCTGGGGAAGCTGGTCCGCCACGATCTGGTCCAGCAGCTTCCCGCGCACGGCCAGGTTGGTGTACTGGAAGTCGCCCTCGGGACGCCGGTCGGCGAGCAGTACCGCGAACCGGTCCGCCCAGCCCACGAACGCCCCGTCGGGACCGGGATCGCCCACGCCCTCGGTGAAGCTGTCCCCCACCGCCACGTACGACCCGATCACTGATCTGTTGTCACTCTTCGAATCGTCTGCCACATCGGACCATGATTCACCTTCGGATGTGACCTACGCGACCGTAGGCCGGGGTTGACGAACGGTGAGATGGGACACTCTTAAAGAATTTGCCAACCGGGAATACCGAAGGCCGGATCCGGGGATCGGGGGTCCGGCCTTCGGTGGCGTGTCCGGCAGGTGGTTGTGGTGCGGGCCGTGTCAGCCGACGGGGACGCCGTGCTCGCGGAGGTAGCCGACCGGGTCGATGTCGGAGCCGTAGTCCGGCGTCGTGCGGATCTCGAAATGCAGGTGCGGGCCGGTCACGTTGCCGGTGGCGCCGGACAGGCCGATCTGCTGTCCCGCCGTCACGGCCTGGCCGGCCGAGACGGAGAGCCGGGAGAGGTGGCCGTACTGGGCGTAGTGGCCGTCGAGGAGCTTGATGACGACCTGGTTGCCGTAGGCGCCGCCCCAGCCCGCCGAGACGACCGTGCCCGCGCCGACGGCCTTGAGGGGGGTGCCGGTCGGTACGACGAAGTCGACGCCGGTGTGGTAGCCGCTGGACCACATGCTGCCGGCCGTGTGGTAGGCGGTGCCGATGGTGGCGCCGGTCACGGGGAGGGTGAAGCCGGTGGCGGCGGTCGTCGTGGCGGCGGACACCGCCGGCTTGGCCGCCGAGGCCTGCCGCGGGGCCACGGACGCCTTCGTGGGGGCCGAGGTCTTCGCGGGGGCCGAGGGCTTCGCGGGGGCCGAGGGCTTCGGGGCGGCCGAGGAGTGCTGCGGGGCAGCGGGTTCGGTACGGGTCCGGGCGGCCTGCTCGCCGAGCGTCAGCTTGAGGCCCGGGTGGATCAGCGCGGGGTTGTCGCCGACGGCCTGGCGGTTGTCGTCGTAGAGGCGGTGCCAGCCACCGCCGACGTGCTGCCGGTCGGCGATCGTCGCGAGGCAGTCGCCGGCCTTGACGGTGTAGATGTGCGCCGTCGCGTCCGCCGCGGCGGCGGACCTCTGCACCGCGGCGGGAAGGGACTGCGCGGCCTTTCCGGAAACGGGCTGCGCCGCGGGGGCGGCGTGCGCTCCCGTGGCCCCGAGGAGCGGGAGGGCCAGAGCGGCGCCACCCGTTCCGGCGACGGCGATGGAGCGGGAAAAACGCGGGGTCTTGGGACGTCGGTGCTTACCCTTCGCGGGCATGGCGCATTCCTCTCCGACGCCTGCGAGGTCAGCTGCCGGGTTCGGGCTGGAGTCGCCCGGCCGTGCGGTGCGCGGCTTCACCCCTGGCCTGTCGCGAGAACCGGGACAGGCGGTCGTGCCTGGTGGGTCCCCCGCTCCTGCCGAACACGGGTCATATGTGCGGGAACTCCGGGCGGCGGCAGGATTCGGCGTTCCGTCCGGATTGGTGGCGAACGTAAGCGAGCAGGACGGGCGGAAACAAGCGCCCCGTTCCCGCCCTTCCGGATTCGCAAGATCGAAGGCGGGAATGCCCGGTGACCCTCCGTGCATTCCCGCCTTCCGGGCCGATTCGATTTCCCTGTGGGGCACCGGAATTACGTGAACATGTCGCGCGACGTACGGTCACGAATATGACGCCCCTCACACGGAGTCCCCCCACGTCCGTTTATTTGATGGCGAGTTGGACTCGGGGCGCCAATCTGCGTGAAGGGTTCAGATACGACACAGTCGGACAATCGTCGCATCCAGGTCGCCCTTCAGCCCCGTCCGCAGGCCGTGGTGCAGCAGTACGGCACCTCGGTGCACTTCGCCCGATTCGCGGCATTCGTACGACGCTGTCGGGTCGAGTCCGCGCAGCCGCACCGCCGGAACCGGCTCGCCGTAGCTCTGCGACCGAAGCCAGGCGAGGACCACCGTCTCGTCCCCGAGGACGTACTGGACGGCACTCAGCCCGTCCGCCGGGGGCCGCAGCCGGTACAGCTCGCCCCGCTGGACGACCGGGCGGATCTCCTTGTAGAGCTCCACCCAGCCCCGGGCCTCGGCCAGCTCCTCCGCGCTCCACGCCGTGAGGTCTCCGCCGACGCCCAGCACGCCCGCCATGGCGCTGACGAAGCGGAACCGCAGCGAGCTGACCCGGCCGTTGAGCTGGGTGTTCGGGCTGTCGGTGACCCAGGCGGCCATCACACGCGCGGGGTGGATCTGGCTGAAGCCGTGCTGGATGGCGAGCCGGTCCAGCGGATCGGTGTTGTCGGAGGTCCACACCTGGTCGGTACGGCTCATCACCCCGAGGTCGATCCGGCCGCCGCCTCCCGAACAGGACTCGAAGGCGACCCCCGGGTGCGCCGCGCGCAGCCGGTCCAGCAGGGCGTACAGCGCGTGGACGTGATCGATCCACAGGCGCTGCGGGTACGGCTCGCCGGGCCAGCCGGCGTCGGTGAAGCAGCGGTTGAAGTCCCACTTCACGTAGTCGATCGGGGTGCTGGTGAGCAGTGCGTCCAGCTGCTGCCAGAGGTGGTCCTGGACGTCCTCGCGGGCCAGGTTGAGGACGAGCTGGTTGCGCAGCTCCGTCCGCTTGCGGCCCCGCTGGTACTGCACCCAGTCGGGGTGGGCCCGGTAGAGGTCGCTGTCCTGGTTGACCATCTCGGGCTCGACCCAGATGCCGAACCGCATGCCGAGGCCGTGCACCTGGTCGGCGAGCGGCTTGAGACCGTGCGGGAAGCGGTCGGG of the Streptomyces sp. 1222.5 genome contains:
- a CDS encoding sensor histidine kinase KdpD, producing MSHLRAPATRADRREGGRHGRPVARPAPALPETHIRPQLMRLAVLPPLAVALSATAAVLFSIRSGGVHTGPTLWAVLAGAVSVAVAGILIAAVAADRAARSVSDRVDALRRTAARGEADLDSLVDALRQGGAPPQPAPRRRPPADADDFDLLAADLARAHDGAVTAVVRAAQLSSQAGSEQKLEVFVNLARRLQSLVHREISILDELENEIEDPDLLKGLFHVDHLATRIRRHAENLAVLGGAVSRRQWSNPVSMTEVLRSAIAEVEQYSRVKLVPPIDGELRGHAVADVIHLLAELVENATVFSAPQTQVLLRANLVTSGLAVEVEDRGLGMPVAEQHRMNTLLADPDQVNVASLLADGRIGLYVVSQLARRHGITVRLQSNIYGGVQAVLVVPQALLGTAPTVLADGAGDAVPPPRHAAVTATPQRAHAPLPAPPQATALPAGADAHDGSTSDTAAGPPAGAGAGPAPGTGRRRHAQRGPGRRDAERDSGTGAARRAAGSGEAARTGDGPAPLPVRGARATRPNPAEAVPGVNAEDRSTVEAHAGILPTPRSETVQATPDKPLLPRRRAQEHLVPQLRGGPAPRQVADTGAGHDPGLMAAFQRGIGLAEAQQPRETGYDESPHAHPASGEAAVAESPYGKPAFQQSQHADTATTDPSPVGSFSLEAAHMADGHLQSAPAESTELTRARPEHGVNDHQDADHMSPGHMSPGHMAPDHMAPDYTSPGRTTPASIPPARAHEPAFDGTRGTGRADGSAPAG
- the helR gene encoding RNA polymerase recycling motor ATPase HelR, coding for MSADPTGGTPDRAGDRSSPTTSAFDLPERLSPKADPALVARDERHFAAIAESLRQTIAELSERLDAELRAPGGTGRQAMDRDAEVHRLTGRLRTLRRFGLDLCLGHMVGADDGEPVYIGRLGLTDSTGRRLLLDWRAPAAEPFFAATHADPMGLASRRRYRWTGGRISDYWDEVFTADGLEGHAALDDQSAFIASLGGSRSARMRDVLATIQADQNAVVRAGSRGALVVDGGPGTGKTVVALHRSAYLLHSDPRLGHRRGGLLFVGPHQPYLAYVADVLPSLGEEGVRTCTLRDLLPEGAAAEEEADPEVARLKSSADLVRAIEKAVAFHEEPPTAGLTVTTPWSDVRLTADDWAEAFRAPGPGTPHNEARDMIWDELVTILLDKLDGDVPPDLFRRALLHDEELVGALHGAWPLLEAADVVGDLWSVPAYLRLCAPWLGPDDVRKLRREEAQAWTVSDLPLLDAARQRLGDPDAARRGQRHRAVLDAQRERMAQVVDNLIDAASASGADGDDGEGLVRILRGQDAAVSLVDESELATADRDLLAGPFAHIVVDEAQELTDAEWQMLLSRCPSRSFTIVGDRAQARHGFTESWRERLARVGLDRVDVASLSINYRTPEEVMAEAEPVIRAVLPDANVPASVRSSGVPVVHGTVSELESVLDGWLAAHDDGIACVIGAPSFRATPRVRSLTPELSKGLEFDLVVLVDPEAFGEGIEGAVDRYVAMTRATQRLVVLTSRPTD
- a CDS encoding Glu/Leu/Phe/Val dehydrogenase dimerization domain-containing protein; the encoded protein is MTAPAPLMSLVWTDHVTGRRGFLVVDRLVRGVASGGLRMRPGCTLEEVAGLARGMTMKEALHYNPEGRYVPLGGAKGGIDCDPQDPGAYGLLVRYLRAMRPYIESFWTTGEDLGLTQDLVDRAAAEAGLVSSVQAVYPLLDDEAAARRRLADAFAVEVDGIGLDELAGGCGVAESVLAALDRASVPYRGTRVVVQGLGTMGGATARFLAREGLTVVAVADIKGTIENPAGLDVEALLAARDTYGTVDRRVLRPGDRELPGDAWLSTEAEVLVPAAVSYAVGIAEQERVTARWIVEAANMPVVPEAETLLAARGVTVLPDVVVNSGTNAWWWWTLFGDIGADADEAFAHIRGSMRALIELMLDRAEADGTTPRAAAHALVTDRLAVIAERFGWYR
- a CDS encoding TetR/AcrR family transcriptional regulator, with translation MARVRLSVAERREELLRAAIEQIEARGVAAVRIADVAAALGVSNALVLYHFSTKEKLVAAAFTYAAQDDLAHLRKLLGRRTSALRRLRAAVRWYAPTGQAKGWRLWIEGWAVALREPALRDVTRDLDREWKAALVEVIAEGVAADEFVCADPVGTALRLTALMDGLAVQLTSYPGSVPRSRAQEWVDEALARELGLDREALAGR
- a CDS encoding MBL fold metallo-hydrolase → MTGPRSSSSGLRALRPAAFGADPGGERMARIRRSPHFKDGVFQNPGGPARTRPSGSTLDLAKVFLDKETRPLRAPRGTVPVHPTTFADLAEPPATGLRLTWMGHSSVLAEIDGRRVLFDPVWGERCSPFPFAGPKRLHPVPLPLAALGDVDVIVISHDHYDHLDLPSIKALAGTDTVFAVPLGVGAHLEHWGVSPDRLRELDWHESTEIAGLTLTATPARHFCGRGLRNTQHTLWASWVVSGDEHRIYHSGDTGYFDGFTEIGAAHGPFDATMMQIGAYSEFWPDIHMTPEEGLRAHLDLQGGAPHGALLPIHWGTFNLAPHPWAEPGEWTKEAAEEAGQAVALPRPGEPFEPAGKLPAEAWWRGVSGEVRRTWRSVGAFVAEPPKRG